The following is a genomic window from Moorella sp. Hama-1.
TAGGCGGTCATAATTATGACCGCCGTTTCCGGAGATATGGCCTTTATCCGGGGCAGAGCCTCCAGGCCGCCCATGACCGGCATTTTAATGTCCATGACCACCACATCAGGATGCCACTGTTCCACCTGGCGCAGGGCCTGACGACCATTAACTGCCGTCGCGACCTGATAACCCTCTTCCCGGAAAAGAAATTGCAGCAGGGCACGGACCCCGTGCTGATCATCGACTACCAGCACCCGTGGCAAGTTTGATACGCCCTTCCCTTGTAGAAATAAAATAACGTTTTCAGCCCACAACTGCGGTGAGTTGTCCTAACTCGCCTTCCTAATATATGGTTCGACAGGCAGTGACTAATTTCCTGCAAACTTATGGAAAAAAATATCCTAGTAACGTTATCCACCGATCGCTTCGACAAAATATTCAAATAAAGCCTTTTGACGGCCATCCCCAGGATACAGGTCCTCGGGGTGCCACTGGACACCCAGGACCACATTTGGCCCCTGGCCTTCTAGCCCCTCAATCACACCATCGGGGGCCGTGGCAGCGATCCGCAGGCCTTCCCCCAAACGCCGCACTGCCTGGTGGTGCAGGCTATTGACCTGGGCCTCCGGTCCCAAAAGGCCTGCCAGGCGGGTGCCTGGTATTGTGGCCAGCCGGTGGGACGGCTGGTGCCGGGGCTGTTCCTGGTCGTGGTTGAGGGCTCCCGGTATTTCGGCCGGGATATCCTGATACAGGTCGCCGCCGGCGGCTACATTTAAGACCTGGATACCCCGGCAAATGGCCAGGATGGGTTTCCCTGCCGCCAGGGCGGCCCGGGTCAGGGCCAGCTCAAAGGCGTCGCGCTGGGGCAGGACCTTATGCAGGATAGCTGTCGTCCCGGCGCCAAAAAAGGACGGTTGAATATCGCCGCCCCCCGTCAAAACGAGTCCCTCGATTAGCCCCAGGTACCCCGGCACCGCCTCCGGAGCAACCACCGGCAGGAGCACCGGCAGCCCCCCGGCCGCCAGAATGGCCTGGCAGTATGCCTCCCGCATGATAATCCGGCCCCAGTCAGGATCCAGGTCGCAGGTCAGCCCGATCCTTGGTATCCCCATAATGCCCTCCCTCATCACACTTCTACCAGGCCCAGGCTGATCTCCAGGGCCCGGTTGACCCTCTCCAGGATTTCATCATCCAGGACGGCCACCTTTTGTTTGAGGCGGCTTTTGTCGATGGTACGGATCTGTTCCAGCAGGATAACAGAATCCCGCTCCAGGCCGCTTTTGCTGGCCGCAATTTCTACGTGGGTGGGCAACTTGGCCTTGGCAATCTGGGAGGTAATGGCAGCCACAATGGTGGTAGGGCTATACTGGTTGCCAATGTCATTTTGAATGATAAGTACCGGGCGGGTTCCGCCTTGCTCGGAACCAACCACCGGGTTGAGATGGGCATAAAAGACATCCCCGCGCCGTACCAGCATCTTATTTACACTCCGCCAGGCTTTTATCGTAGTACCGTTGCACTTCATTCTCTATATCATAGTTTTCCACTGCAAGGGCTAAATTGATAGGTGCCATTTCCTGGTATCCCCGTTTCATCTGTTCACGGATATTACGCCGTTTACGTTCGGTGATATATAACTTCATAGCTTCCCGGATAAATTCGCTGCGATTGCGCTTTTCCAAGGTCGCCAGGCCGTCAACCTCGGCCAGGAGGCTCTCCGGCAAGCTGATCATGATCCGCTTGACACCTGGCAAAAAAAGGCACCTCCCCACAAAGGTATAGTTATGACCGGCACGATATAACTAATTATAGCGGTAAAAGGTTACCAGTGCAAGGTTACCACAGGGATTTGGGTCTATATTTTTTAACCATGAAGGTATAGCCGCGGTACCCGCCTGGAGATGAGGCAAAGAATCTCGTAGTTAATGGTCCCCATCCAGGATGCTACTTCTTCGACGGTCAGGCTTGCCTCACCCTGGCGGCCGAAGAGGACTGCTTCATCACCGACCCGGACCCCCGGTATAGATGTGACATCTATCATACACTGGTCCATACACACCCGCCCGACCACCGGCACCCGGCGGCCGTGGAGTAAAACCTGGGCCCGGTTGGACAAGAGCCTAGAATAACCGTCGGCATAGCCCACCGGCAGGGTGGCAATCCTGGCCGGGCCGGGGGTACAGTAGGTGCAGCCATAGCTGATATAGGAGCCGGCCGGCACCTCTTTGACCAGGACCACCCGGGTTTTGAGGGTCATCACCGGGGACAGGGCCAGCCTTTCCCGCCGGACTTCTGTTGAAGGATAGTGCCCATAAAGGATAATCCCGGCCCGGACCAGGTTAAAGTGGGTTTCGGGTAAATCAATGATGGCCCCGCTGTTGGCTGCGTGCCGCCAGGGAAAGGTGATACCATGTTGCTCCAGCCTGGTAATCACCTGCTGAAATAAGTCCAGCTGCCTCCGGGTATAAGTCTTATCGGCGGCGTCGGCCGCGGCAAAATGGGTAAAAATACCTTCCAGGGTGACATGGGGCAAAGCCGCCATGGCCCGGGCCGCGTCTACCGCTTCCCCGGGTAAAAAGCCCAGCCGGCCCATGCCGGTGTCAATTTTTAGATGCAGGCGGGCTCTGGTGCCGACAGCAACAGCGGCGGCGTTCAGAGCCCGGGCCTGGTCAATGCTAAAGACCGTCTGGGAAATGTCGGCTGCCACCA
Proteins encoded in this region:
- the alr gene encoding alanine racemase, with product MSRPVWAEIDLEALARNVRAIKSILAPQTEIMAIVKANAYGHGAGPVARKALANGVSWLGVATLDEALALRREGITSPLLILGYTPPEDAGRVVAADISQTVFSIDQARALNAAAVAVGTRARLHLKIDTGMGRLGFLPGEAVDAARAMAALPHVTLEGIFTHFAAADAADKTYTRRQLDLFQQVITRLEQHGITFPWRHAANSGAIIDLPETHFNLVRAGIILYGHYPSTEVRRERLALSPVMTLKTRVVLVKEVPAGSYISYGCTYCTPGPARIATLPVGYADGYSRLLSNRAQVLLHGRRVPVVGRVCMDQCMIDVTSIPGVRVGDEAVLFGRQGEASLTVEEVASWMGTINYEILCLISRRVPRLYLHG
- a CDS encoding type II toxin-antitoxin system PemK/MazF family toxin, which produces MLVRRGDVFYAHLNPVVGSEQGGTRPVLIIQNDIGNQYSPTTIVAAITSQIAKAKLPTHVEIAASKSGLERDSVILLEQIRTIDKSRLKQKVAVLDDEILERVNRALEISLGLVEV
- a CDS encoding CopG family ribbon-helix-helix protein, with protein sequence MPGVKRIMISLPESLLAEVDGLATLEKRNRSEFIREAMKLYITERKRRNIREQMKRGYQEMAPINLALAVENYDIENEVQRYYDKSLAECK
- a CDS encoding gamma-glutamyl-gamma-aminobutyrate hydrolase family protein, encoding MGIPRIGLTCDLDPDWGRIIMREAYCQAILAAGGLPVLLPVVAPEAVPGYLGLIEGLVLTGGGDIQPSFFGAGTTAILHKVLPQRDAFELALTRAALAAGKPILAICRGIQVLNVAAGGDLYQDIPAEIPGALNHDQEQPRHQPSHRLATIPGTRLAGLLGPEAQVNSLHHQAVRRLGEGLRIAATAPDGVIEGLEGQGPNVVLGVQWHPEDLYPGDGRQKALFEYFVEAIGG
- a CDS encoding response regulator: MLVVDDQHGVRALLQFLFREEGYQVATAVNGRQALRQVEQWHPDVVVMDIKMPVMGGLEALPRIKAISPETAVIIMTAYAGETSLEEVWRLGADNFIYKPFDLDELKALVREALPDSRPACRKLAP